The following DNA comes from Microbacterium terregens.
GACGCGGGACACGACGACCTGCGCGAGGACGCCGAAGAGGTCTTCGGCTTCTGGCAGGACCAGACCGACTGGACCCAGCTCGGCTACGTCGCAGAACGGGACGGGCAGATCCTCGGCGCGGTCAAGATCCTGATCGCCAACCAGGACGACGTGAGCTCCGTCGAGTTCGACCTGATGATCGACCCTGTGCACCGAGGCGAAGGCGCGGAGCAGGCGCTGCTGACTGTTGTGGAGGACGAGGCCCGCGCCCGCGGCATCCGGACGATCCAGACCTGGACCCTGCACCGTCCGGACGCGCCGGGACCCCGCATCGCACCGCCCACGGGGTACGGGTCGGTCCCGGCCGATGACCCCCAGACGGCGTTCCTGCGCGACACCGGATTCACGCTCGAGCAGGTCGAGCGCAACAGCGTGTTCGACCTGCGTGCAGACTTCGACGTCCTGGAGCAGATGCTCGCGGCGGCGCAGACCGTCGCCGGCGACGACTACCGGCTCGTGATGTGGACCTCCCCCACGCCGCCCGAGCACCTCGACGGGTTCGCGTATGCGATCTCGCGGATGTCGACCGACGCGCCGACGGCGGGACTTGCCATGGACGAACAGCACTGGGATGCCGCCCGCGTGCAGCGCCGTGACGCCCGGCTGAAGGCGCAGGGTCTCACGGTCTCCGTCGCCGCCGCACAGCACGTGTCGACCGGAACGATCGCGGCGTACAACGAGCTGGTGATCGCGGAGGACCACACCGGTGCGACGCAGCAGTACGGCACGCTCGTCCTGAAGGATCACCGCGGACGCCGACTCGGTACCGTCGTCAAGTGCGCCAACCTGCTGCGCTGGCGGGAGCTGGTCCCTGAATCCCCCCGGGTCTCGACGTTCAACGCCGAAGAGAACCGGCACATGCTGGACATCAACGAGGCGATCGGTTTCATCCCGGCCTCCTACGCCGGCGCCTGGCAGAAGCTGCTCAGCTGACCGGGCGTGACCGGTCCCTGCGCTTGTCGAAGGGCTGGCAGTGCGCGCAGTAATGGCTGGAGCGATTCATGAACGACACTCGGACGATGGGCCTGCCGCAGCGCGGACACGGCTCGCCGGTCCGGCCGTACGCGTTGAGGGAGTGTGCGAAGTAGCCGGCCTGACCGTTGACGTTCACGTACTGCGCGTCGAAGCTCGTACCGCCCTCTGCCAGCGCGCGCTCCAGCACTCCTCGCACATCGGCGAGGAGTCGGTTGACCGCGCGGGTGGACAGTGCACTCGCCGGTGTTCCGGGGTGGATGCGGGAGTGCCACAGCGCTTCATCGGCGTAGATGTTGCCGACACCGCTGAGTACCGACTGATCCAGGAGAACCCGTTTGATCGCAGACTTCTTGCGCGCCAGCGTCGTTCGGAACTCTAGATCCCGGAATGCGGGGTCCAGGGGGTCGCGTGCGATGTGGGCCACCTGACTCGGCACCGTCGCGTCAGGCGATCCGAGGCCACCGGGCGCGGCATCCGGTGTCGGCACCAGCGTGTCCAGGGTCAGGGAGCCGAAGGTGCGCTGGTCGGCGAACACGACCGTGAACTCGCCATGCTCAGGATGCTGGATGTCCAGGCGCACGCGCTCGTGCCGCTCCGCCGCGGTGCCCGGCGTCCGCAGCAGGAGCTGACCGCTCATGCCCAGATGGGCGACGAGCGCGTCGGCGGCGGGCGCATCGTCCGGTCCTGGCTGCAGCGGCATCCACAAGAACTTGCCCCGCCGTGCCGCGCTGCGCACGACGCGCCCGGTGAGCGCAGCCTCGAATTGCGCCGCCGAGCCGGAATACCGGGTCAGGGCGCGCTCGTCCAGGACCGTGACCCCCAGGACGGTCGCCCCGGTCACCGCCGGATCCAGCCCCGCGCGCACGACCTCGACCTCGGGCAGCTCAGGCATGATTCAGCTCAGACATGATTCAGCTCAGACACGTTTCAGCTCAGACAGCGGTGCAGCGTGGAGTCACGATTCAGGTGCGGCCGCTGAGCTCGCGCCACGCGATCAGGGCGGCTGCCATCTCCGCCTGCTTCTTGCTTGACCCGGTGCCCGCTGCCGAGTATTCGGCGACCGTGACGGTGGCGGCGAACACGCGACTGTGGTCCGGCCCGGTCGAGGAGACCTCGTAGACGGGCGGTGCCGCCCCGATGTGCGAGGCGAGCTCCTGCAGCGTGGTCTTCGGATCGACCGATGCGCCGTCGCGGTCGGGGTCATCCAGCAGCGGATCGATGAGGCGCAGGACCAGCGCTGTCGCCGCATCCGGACCGACCGACAGGTAGGTGGCGCCGATGACGGCTTCCATGGTGTCGGCCAGGATCGAGTCCTTGTTCCGGCCACCGGTCTGCTCTTCGCCGCGGCCGAGCTTCACGTATTCGCCGAGACCGATACCGCGGGCGACCTCGGCCAGAGCGACAGTGGACACGACGCTCGCACGTCGTTTCGCCAGCGCGCCCTCATCGAGCCCCGGATTGGACGTGAACAGTCGGACCGTGACGGCCTGGCCCAGAACCGAATCGCCGAGGAACTCGAGTCGCTCGTTGTGCGGCACCTGGCCATGTTCGTACGCCCACGATCGGTGGGTCAACGCAAGCGACAGAAGCTCGGCGTCGATGACGACGCCGAGCTTGTCGGTGAGTTCGGTGCGCTGTGCTGACACGTCGTTCACGGCAGCAGCGAGCGGCTCAGACGTCAGCGACCTTGCGGCCCTTGTACTCGAGGAACAGCTCCGTGCCCTGCGAGTCGGTGACGACCTTCGCCTGGTGCGGACGGCTGTAGACGACCTTGCCGTTCTCGATCGTGGTCGTCAGCGTGATGGGCGCCGCCTTCCACTGGGCACGACGCGAACGGGTGTTGGAGCGGGAGACCTTCCGCTTCGGGGGGTTACCTGCCATGGCTTGCTCTCTTCTGTGTTCTCGGCGTCGGATTCCGCTAGTTGCGCGGCTCTTCGTCGTCGTGGTCTGGGGTGAATTGCTGGAGCGCAGCCCAGCGAGAATCGAGGGGCGTGCGCTGCTCTGTTCCGGTGCTCACGGCCAGCCGCTCACCCGTGGCCGCATCGAGGCCGGGGCAATCCGGCTGACACACCGGTTGAAACGGAAGCGCCAGTACGGTCGCATCCCTGACCAGAGTTTCAAGATCCACGTGGTCGTCTTGAACCCCGAAGTCAGTTGCTTCCATTTCAGGATACGCGAAAAGCTCCTGGAACTCGACTTCGACAGGCTCGACGATATCCGTCAGGCATCGGCCGCAGACTCCGGAGTACTCGGTTTCGATGCGACCGGTGGCGAGAATCCCCTCGTGGACCGACTCGAGGCGCACATCGACGAGGACGGATTCGCCCTCGGGAACGCTCACCAGACCCTCGCCCCACTTCTGCGGAGCGGGTACGTCGAGGGTGAACTCGCGCATCTCGCCGGGGTGATGGACGATGTCGCGCGCAGGGACGACGAAGGGGCCGGAACGGTGCTTTCTCACGGTCGTCAATGCTACCGGGATGCGGATGGGCGACGGCTGAATACGGCGGATCGGCCGCGATCGGCTCAGATGTCGCGCGCCCCGGTGTCCAGGAAGCGGGCGACCGCGGGGGGAACGAAGGGCGAGACGTCGCCGCCGAGCGCGGCGACCTGTCGCACGAGCGAGCTCGACACCAGGGCATGTGCGGGGTCAGGAAGCAGGAACACGGTCTCCACGTGGGCGAGGTGCCGATTCACGATCGCCATCGGCGTCTCGTAGGCGACATCGACCTGCGAGCGAATACCTTTCACCAGCACGCCGGCACCGACGTCCGTGGCGTAGTCCACGAGCAGGCCCATGCTCCACGACGCGACGGTCACATCGCCAACGACCCCATCCTCTGCGATCGACTGCTCGAGCAGACTGAGTCGCTGGGCGATCGGCAGCATCGCCTCTTTGCCCGGATTGTGCACGACCAGCACGTGCAGCTCGTCGTAGAGCGCGGCGGCGCGACGGATGACATCCAGGTGACCCAACGTCGGCGGGTCGAAGGATCCGGGGACGACGGCGATCCGACTGCTCATGGGACGAGCCTATCGGCGGTCCGTCGAAGCACTCGCCGCGTCAATTCTTCGCCAGGGCCGCGCGCTCCTCCATACCCAGGCGGCGCTCGAGCGCCGCTGCCAGCCCGGCGTGTTCCTTCAGAGCAGGGTCCTCGTCGAGCACGTGCTCGGCGGCCACGCGAGCCGCCGCGATGATGTCGGCATCCGTCACCACCCGCAGAAGGCGCAGCGACGACCGGACGCCGGACTGCGCATCGCCCAGCACATCGCCTTCACCGCGGAGGTCCAGATCGACCTCGGCGAGGGCGAACCCGTCGAGCGTGCTCGCCACCGCGTCCACGCGTTCCCGCGCGGGCGTCCCTGCGGGTGCCTCGGTCACGAGCAGGCACAGACCTGCGATCGCACCCCGGCCGACCCGGCCGCGCAGCTGGTGCAGCTGTGACACGCCGAAGCGGTCTGCTTCGAGGATCACCATGGTCGACGCGTTCGCGACGTCCACACCCACCTCGACGACGGTCGTGGCCACCAGCACGTCGATATCGCCGCGCGCGAACGACTGCATGATCGCGTCCTTCTCGTCCGAGGGCATCTTGCCGTGCAGAGGCGCAACCCGCAGATCGGCGAACGCCGGATGCCGAGACAGCAGGTCGATGACCTGCGCCACGCCCCATCGCGTGCGCGGAGCCTCGCCGGCGACGACGGCGACCGGCTCATCGGCCGTGTCGTCCTTGACGGACGCCTCAGCGTCGATGGCCGCACACACCACGAACGCCTGGTGCCCCTGGGACACCTCCTCGGCGATGCGATCCCACACCCGCGAGAACCAGCCGGGCTTCTCGGCGAGCGGCGCGACGAACGTCTCGATCCCGGCGCGGCCCTCCGGCATCGTGCGGATCGTCGACACGTCGAGGTCGCCGAAGACGGTCATCGCCACCGTGCGCGGAATGGGCGTGGCCGTCAGCACCAGTGCGTGCGGCGCAGCGCCCTTCGCGCGCAGCGACTCGCGCTGTTCGACACCGAAGCGGTGCTGCTCGTCGACGACGACCAGGCCCAGGTCGGCGAACGTGGTGGTCTCGCTCAGCAGGGCGTGGGTTCCGATGACGATGCGCGCCTGACCCGAGGCGGTCCGCAACGCGGCCTTGCGACGCTCAGCGGCGGGCATCTGCCCCGTGAGCAGCGTGGGCATGAGTTCGGGCGCGAGCTGAGGCCCCAGCACCCGTGCGATCGAGCGCAGGTGCTGCCCTGCGAGGACCTCGGTGGGGGCGATCAACGCCGCCTGACCGCCGCTTTCGGCGACCTGGAGCATCGCCCGCAGCGCGACCAGCGTCTTTCCGGACCCCACTTCACCCTGTACGAGGCGGTTCATCGGCCAGTCGCCGACGAGGTCGGAGGAGATCTGATCCCCGACCGACACCTGGTCGGGTGTGCGGGCGAAGGGAAGGGACTCATCGAACTCCGCCAGCAGTCGGCCCGGCATCCGGCGGGTCGCCGACAGTGCGCGCACGAACTGCCGCTGCTGCAGGAGTGCGACTTGCAGGACGAACGCCTCGTGCATGCGCAGAGTGCTGCGAGCCTGCTCGATCTGGTCCTCGAAGTCGGGGCGGTGGATGCGCTCGAGCGCCGTGCGCGCGTCCAGAAGTCCGTCCCGTCGACGCAGCTCCTCCGGGAGCGGGTCGGCGACCGGTCCGAGACCGTCCAGGACGAGCTCTACGATCTTTCGCAGCTGCCAGCTTGCGATCGAGCTGGTGGCCGGATAGATCGGGATCGGGAGGTTCGCGTTGGCCTCTGCGGTCAGCCGCGCGGTCTCCTCGTCATCGAACAGCTCGTAGTCGGGATGCGCGAGCTGCTTTGCGCCGCGGTACTCCCCCACCTTGCCGGCGAAGACCCCACGGCGCCCGGGCTGCAGGTCCTTCAGACGCCAGGACTGGTTGAAGAACGTGAGGGACAGTTCGCCCTGGCCGTCGCTGATCACGACCTCCAGCAGCGAGCCTTTGCGGTTCTGCATCCGTCGCTCGCTCGCCCGGCGCACCTCCGCCACGATCGTCACCGGCTCGCCGACCGGAAGCGACGAGATGGGGGTGAGCTCACCGCGGCGCGCGTAGCGGCGCGGGTAGTGCGCGAGCAGGTCGCCGACGGTGCGCATGCCGAACGCCTTCGCCAGCGCGGTCGCCGTCTTGCCGCCCACGGCGCCGTCGAGGCGCGATTCGAGGGCGAAGGCGGGCATCCTCCGAGTCTAGGCAGGACCGGCGACGAGGGCGGTGCCGAACATCACCAGGGTGGCGGCGTACGTTTGTCGGATGCTCCGCCTCCTCGCGCGCCCGTACTGGGCGCTCAGCCGATGGACGCTGTCCACAGAACCGGCCCCCGCGCGTCCGACCGTGCTGCTCGGCGTCCCCCACACCTCGAACTGGGACTTCGTCCTCATGCTCGCGATCGCCTGGCGTCTCGGCATCCCGTTCCGATGGCTGGGCAAGGAGAGCCTGTTCCGGGGCTGGCGAGGCCGGATCATGCGCGGCCTCGGGGGCATCGCCGTGGATCGCGCGGACCCGTCGCGTGTCGTCGAGGAGGTCGTCGCACGCATCCGGCACGGCGAGGACTTCGGGCTCGTCGTCACTCCGGAGGGCACCCGCGGCTCCGGGTCGTACTGGAAGTCGGGCTTCTACCGGATCGCACAGGATGCCGGTCTGCCGGTCACGCTCGGCTACGTCGACCGCACCACCATGACGGCGGGGCTGGGGCCCACAATCGAGCTGACCGGCGATGTGCGCACCGACATGGACCTCATCCGCGCGTTCTACGCGGACAAGTCAGGACTCCGCCCGGAGCGGCGGACGGAGCCGCGGCTCCGCGAGGAGGACACGGCTCCGCCCGCCTAGCGCTCAGCGGCGCGGCGAGTGCGCTCGCCTGTCGCAATCCGCCGGGCACGCCGGCGTGTTGCGACAGGCGAGCCGGGTGATCAGCTCCAGATCTGGCCGGCGATGTCGGACAGGAACGCATTGCCGTTGCGCTGGTACGTCTCGAAGTACACCCACACGCCGTCGCGGGCGACCACGGCCTCTTGCACCCCGGCCATGCCGGACGGCTCGGTTTCGCAGTAGCTCGCACCGAAGTCATCCGCCACCCCGCAGGTCCAGCCCTGCCCGGGAAGCGCGTCCACCGCAGCCGTGACATCGCCCGCGTCGGCCGTGCTGATCAGCAGGAGCACGCCGGCGACCTCGTCGATGATCCAGTCGCAGCCGAAAACGAACTGCGCGTTCTGCGGCGCCTCGCGCACGAAGCCCGTACCGTCGCTCTGCAGCGTCATGTCGCCCACCGTGTCCTGGCGAGACATGTCCGTGCCGAGGGTGTTGCAATCCGACGGAATGTTCGCGGGCGCCACGGTCGGAGCCGGCGGCTCGGTCGGCTCCGGCTCGGGCGGCGTCGTCTGGGTCGGGATGGGCGTCGGCGTCGGCGAGGCGGTGGGTGAGGCCGAGCCTCCCGCGCACGCGGTCACGGCCAGGGCGAGGATGCCGGCGAGCACGATGGTGGACAGGGTACGTGTGCTCGCTCGACGCATCGACGGTTTCCGCATCTCTCAGGTTGACTGTTAGAGCTGAGCATAGGGGTCGGCCGAACGCGCGCCTCACTTCGCGCGACTATCGTGTTCGTGTGACACGGATCATCGCGGGACGCGCTGGGTCGATTCCGCTCGAAGTCCCCGATGCGGGCACTCGGCCGACGAGCGATCGTGTCCGCGAGTCCCTCTTCGGCGCGTTGGAATCGGCCGATGCGCTGCGGGGTGCCGCGGTGCTCGACCTGTACGCCGGCTCCGGCGCTCTCGCGCTCGAAGCGGTGAGCCGGGGCGCGGCATCCGCCGATCTGGTGGAGAAGTCCCCGCGCGCCGCCGCGATCGTCGAGCGCAACGCGGCGAAAGTGAGCCGCTCGGTCGGACGGGACGCCGCGATCCGGGTGCACCGCAGCACGGTGTCCGCGTTCCTGGGCGGCCGGCGGGGCCCGTTCGATCTGGTGCTCATCGATCCCCCCTACGACCTGCGCGAGAGCGAACTGACCGATGCGCTCACGTTGCTCGTCCCATCGCTCGCTGCGGACGCGAGGGTCATCGTGGAACGGGCGGGGCACTCACCCCAGCCGACGCTCCCGGCCGGCCTCACGCACGTCCGCGAGAAGAAGTACGGCGACACCGTGCTGTGGTGGATCGATACCGCGACCGCGTGACGCTACCCGCCGTGCGCGTCCCAGTCGCGATACGGATCCCAGCCGCCCGGGCCGGCGTAGGCGGCGCCGTCCACCAGCACGGCGTGCGAACCCCGTTCCACGACCCGTCCGATGACCCGGAATCCCTCCGGCAGCGCGTCAGCCGACGGGAACGCCGCCAGCAGCGCGTGGTCTTCTCCGCCCGTGAGCGCGGCGGCGGGGCCGGCGCCGAGCTCCGCGGAGTCGATGTCGATCGTCACCCCGGATGCCGCGGCCATGCGGGACGCGTCCAGCACGAGTCCGTCCGAAACGTCCATCATCGCGGTGGCCCCGGCATCGGCCGCAGCCATGCCGTCGACGATGGGCGGCGTCGGGCGCAGCTGAGCGGCGAGGGCCGCCGCATCGTCGTCACCGAGCGCGTCGTGATCGACCCGCACGGGCTCGCCGGCGGCATCCCGGAATCGGTCGAACAGGATCGCGAGCCCACGGCCCGCGGCGCCCAGACGGCCGGCAACGGCCACCACGTTTCCGGCTCGCGCCCCGCTGCGAAGGATCGGTGCACGTCCGTCCAGCGAGCCGAGAGCCGTCACGGCGATCGTCAGGGTGTCGGAGACGGTCAGGTCGCCGCCCTCGACCGCGCAGCCGGGCGCAAGGGCATCGCAGGCGGCGCGAAGTCCCTCGGCCACCTGCTCGACGAACGACGCCCTGGTGTCGTTCGGCATCGCGAGTGCCACCAGCAGCGCGGTCGGGCGCGCGCCCATCGCGGCGATGTCGGCGAGGTTCACCGCGGCCGCCTTCCACCCCAGGTCGTATCCGCTGGACCACGCGAGGCGGAAGTCGGGACCGTGCACGAGCGTGTCGGTCGTCGCCACCACGCGCCCGTCGGGTGCGGCGAGCACGGCGGCGTCGTCACCGGGTCCGACCAGCGCGTCCGATCCTCCGAGTCTGGCGAGGATCCGCCCCAGGATCGCTCCCTCCGACAACTCGCCCACGGTCGGGTCGGTGGGAGGCGGGGTCACCCTCCCACGCTAGCGCTGGGTAGCCTGGAGGAGTGCCCCGATCCCCCGCCGCGCTGGTCCTGCTTCTCGCAGGCCTTGTCGCGCTGACCGGCTGCGCCTCGACCGTGTCGCTTCAGCCCGCCGACGACGCGAACGACCCGACCTGCGCCGATGTCACCGTGCGACTGCCCGCCCTGGTCGACGGCGAAGAGCGTCGCTGGACCGACGCCCAGGCGACCGGGGCGTGGGGTGATCCGGCATCCATCATCCTGAGCTGCGGCGTGACGCCGCCCGGACCCACGACGCTGCCCTGCCAGAGCGTGAACGGCGTCGACTGGATCATCGACGAGTCCGAGGCACCGCGCTACCGGGTCACCACGTTCGGCCGCACGCCCGCGGTCGAGGTCTACCTCGACAACGACCTGGTCTCCAGCGCCGCGGTGCTCGACACGCTCTCGCGCGTCGTCTCGATCCTGCCGACCGACGGATCGGCCTGCACGGATGCCGAGACGGCGCCCTAGCGACACGGGCTTACGCAGTGCGCTCCAACGCGGTGTCGATCAGCTCGGAGATGAGCTCGGCGTAGGTCATGCCCGATGCGATCCAGCACTTGGGGAACATCGAGATCGGCGTGAACCCGGGCATCGTGTTCAGCTCATTCACGTACACCGCGTCGGCGGTGAGGAAGAAGTCGACGCGCGCCAGCCCGCGGCCGTCCACGGCGTCGAACGCCCGGATGCCCAGGGCCTGGACTGCAGCGATCTCGGCGCCGCTGAGATCCGCGGGGCATACGACATCGGCGCCGTCGCCTCCCAAGTACTTGCCCTCGAAGTCGTAGAACTCTCGCGTCGTGAGCACGATCTCCCCGGGAAGCGAGGCGCGGGAGGCAGCCCCCCGACGTCCCTCCAGAATCGCGACCTCGATCTCCCGCCCGACGATGGCCGCCTCGATCAGCACCTTCTCGTCCTCGGCGAAGGCGAGCTGGAGCGCCTCCTCGAGCTCCGCGGGGTCGGACACCTTCGACACGCCGACGCTCGACCCGCCGCGCGCAGGTTTGACGAAGACCGGCAGGCCCAGAGCCGCAGCATCCGCTCGCACGCTCGTGGCGTCGCGATCCCAGCCGGCGCGTGTGACGGTGGCCCACGGCGCCACCGGCACTCCGGCCGCCTGCAGCACGATCTTCATGAAGTGCTTGTCCATGCACAGGGCCGAATCCAGAACGCCACCGCCCGCGTACGGGATGCCGAGAGTGTCGAGGAATCCCTGAACCGTCCCGTCCTCGCCGTGCACGCCGTGCAGGATCGGAAGGACGACGTCGACGGCTCCGAGCTCTTCCAGCGTCCCGTCCGGGCGACGCACGCGCAGCGAACGGTCGGCGCCCCCCTCGGGCCACAGGACGCGGGTGCCGTTGTCGATCACCTCGGGCAGGCGGTCGGCATCGAGCGCGAACTTGTCGGGATCGTCGTCTTCGAGGACGAAGACGCCCTCGCGGGTGATCCCCACCGGGATCACCCGGTAGCGGTCACGACTGATCGCGCGAAGGACGCCGCCCGCTGTTGCGGAACTGATCGAGTGTTCGCTGGAGCGACCTCCAAAGAGCACCACCACCGCCGGCCTGTCCATTCTGCGTCCTCTCGCCCTGGGGCTGATCTTCGTCCGTCGTGAGGTGCGGTGCGATCTCACGGGGGTTCATCGTTCCGTCGAGCACTCGCTTGACCTGCTCGACGATCGGCATCTGAATTCCGGCCTCGCGCGCCAGGTGAAGGATGGGTGCCACCGAAGCCAGTCCTTCGGCAGTCTGGTCCATCTGCTTGACCACGTCCTGGAAGCTGTAGCCCTGGCCGAGGAGCCGGCCGGCCGTGTTGTTGCGGCTGAGCGGGGACTGGCACGTCGCGATCAGATCGCCCAGTCCCGCCAGGCCCTGCAGCGTCTCCGCCTGGGCGCCTTGAGCGACGGCGAAGTCGGTCATCTCGATCAGACCCCGCGTGATGATCGAGGCCTTCGTGTTCTCGCCGTAGCCGACGCCGTCGACGATGCCGATCGCGACCGCGATGAGGTTCTTCAGGACGCCGCCGAACTCGGTGCCGATGACGTCCGTGTTCACGAAGGTGCGGAAGTAGCGGTTGCGCGCACGGCGGGCCACAGCATCCGCGGTTTCCTGGCTGGTCGAGGAGATGACCGCCGCCGTGGGCTGTTCGCGCGCGATCTCAAGAGCGAGGTTGGGGCCCGAGGCCACCGCGATGCGCGACGGATCGCAGTTCAGCTCCTGCTCGATGACCTGGCTCATCCGCAGTCCGCTGCGCCGCTCGACGCCCTTCATCAGGGAGACGATCGGCGCGTCCGTGCCGGTGACGAGCGCACGCACCGCCTTGAGGTTCTGCCGCAGCGCCTGGCTGGGAATCGACAGATACACCTGCTCGGCACCCTCGAGCGCCTCGGACAGGTGATGCGTCGCGTACATCTCGCGCGGGAGGTTGATGCCCGGCAGGTACTGGCTGTTGCGCTTGGCCTCGTTGATCTC
Coding sequences within:
- a CDS encoding GNAT family N-acetyltransferase, translated to MNDLTQETRLTVSRLAVPASLEAPDAGPFLEMVRIGNAVCLADAGHDDLREDAEEVFGFWQDQTDWTQLGYVAERDGQILGAVKILIANQDDVSSVEFDLMIDPVHRGEGAEQALLTVVEDEARARGIRTIQTWTLHRPDAPGPRIAPPTGYGSVPADDPQTAFLRDTGFTLEQVERNSVFDLRADFDVLEQMLAAAQTVAGDDYRLVMWTSPTPPEHLDGFAYAISRMSTDAPTAGLAMDEQHWDAARVQRRDARLKAQGLTVSVAAAQHVSTGTIAAYNELVIAEDHTGATQQYGTLVLKDHRGRRLGTVVKCANLLRWRELVPESPRVSTFNAEENRHMLDINEAIGFIPASYAGAWQKLLS
- the mutM gene encoding bifunctional DNA-formamidopyrimidine glycosylase/DNA-(apurinic or apyrimidinic site) lyase; amino-acid sequence: MPELPEVEVVRAGLDPAVTGATVLGVTVLDERALTRYSGSAAQFEAALTGRVVRSAARRGKFLWMPLQPGPDDAPAADALVAHLGMSGQLLLRTPGTAAERHERVRLDIQHPEHGEFTVVFADQRTFGSLTLDTLVPTPDAAPGGLGSPDATVPSQVAHIARDPLDPAFRDLEFRTTLARKKSAIKRVLLDQSVLSGVGNIYADEALWHSRIHPGTPASALSTRAVNRLLADVRGVLERALAEGGTSFDAQYVNVNGQAGYFAHSLNAYGRTGEPCPRCGRPIVRVSFMNRSSHYCAHCQPFDKRRDRSRPVS
- the rnc gene encoding ribonuclease III, with protein sequence MNDVSAQRTELTDKLGVVIDAELLSLALTHRSWAYEHGQVPHNERLEFLGDSVLGQAVTVRLFTSNPGLDEGALAKRRASVVSTVALAEVARGIGLGEYVKLGRGEEQTGGRNKDSILADTMEAVIGATYLSVGPDAATALVLRLIDPLLDDPDRDGASVDPKTTLQELASHIGAAPPVYEVSSTGPDHSRVFAATVTVAEYSAAGTGSSKKQAEMAAALIAWRELSGRT
- the rpmF gene encoding 50S ribosomal protein L32, translated to MAGNPPKRKVSRSNTRSRRAQWKAAPITLTTTIENGKVVYSRPHQAKVVTDSQGTELFLEYKGRKVADV
- a CDS encoding YceD family protein — encoded protein: MREFTLDVPAPQKWGEGLVSVPEGESVLVDVRLESVHEGILATGRIETEYSGVCGRCLTDIVEPVEVEFQELFAYPEMEATDFGVQDDHVDLETLVRDATVLALPFQPVCQPDCPGLDAATGERLAVSTGTEQRTPLDSRWAALQQFTPDHDDEEPRN
- the coaD gene encoding pantetheine-phosphate adenylyltransferase, whose product is MSSRIAVVPGSFDPPTLGHLDVIRRAAALYDELHVLVVHNPGKEAMLPIAQRLSLLEQSIAEDGVVGDVTVASWSMGLLVDYATDVGAGVLVKGIRSQVDVAYETPMAIVNRHLAHVETVFLLPDPAHALVSSSLVRQVAALGGDVSPFVPPAVARFLDTGARDI
- a CDS encoding ATP-dependent DNA helicase RecG, whose translation is MPAFALESRLDGAVGGKTATALAKAFGMRTVGDLLAHYPRRYARRGELTPISSLPVGEPVTIVAEVRRASERRMQNRKGSLLEVVISDGQGELSLTFFNQSWRLKDLQPGRRGVFAGKVGEYRGAKQLAHPDYELFDDEETARLTAEANANLPIPIYPATSSIASWQLRKIVELVLDGLGPVADPLPEELRRRDGLLDARTALERIHRPDFEDQIEQARSTLRMHEAFVLQVALLQQRQFVRALSATRRMPGRLLAEFDESLPFARTPDQVSVGDQISSDLVGDWPMNRLVQGEVGSGKTLVALRAMLQVAESGGQAALIAPTEVLAGQHLRSIARVLGPQLAPELMPTLLTGQMPAAERRKAALRTASGQARIVIGTHALLSETTTFADLGLVVVDEQHRFGVEQRESLRAKGAAPHALVLTATPIPRTVAMTVFGDLDVSTIRTMPEGRAGIETFVAPLAEKPGWFSRVWDRIAEEVSQGHQAFVVCAAIDAEASVKDDTADEPVAVVAGEAPRTRWGVAQVIDLLSRHPAFADLRVAPLHGKMPSDEKDAIMQSFARGDIDVLVATTVVEVGVDVANASTMVILEADRFGVSQLHQLRGRVGRGAIAGLCLLVTEAPAGTPARERVDAVASTLDGFALAEVDLDLRGEGDVLGDAQSGVRSSLRLLRVVTDADIIAAARVAAEHVLDEDPALKEHAGLAAALERRLGMEERAALAKN
- a CDS encoding 1-acyl-sn-glycerol-3-phosphate acyltransferase, whose product is MLRLLARPYWALSRWTLSTEPAPARPTVLLGVPHTSNWDFVLMLAIAWRLGIPFRWLGKESLFRGWRGRIMRGLGGIAVDRADPSRVVEEVVARIRHGEDFGLVVTPEGTRGSGSYWKSGFYRIAQDAGLPVTLGYVDRTTMTAGLGPTIELTGDVRTDMDLIRAFYADKSGLRPERRTEPRLREEDTAPPA
- the rsmD gene encoding 16S rRNA (guanine(966)-N(2))-methyltransferase RsmD yields the protein MTRIIAGRAGSIPLEVPDAGTRPTSDRVRESLFGALESADALRGAAVLDLYAGSGALALEAVSRGAASADLVEKSPRAAAIVERNAAKVSRSVGRDAAIRVHRSTVSAFLGGRRGPFDLVLIDPPYDLRESELTDALTLLVPSLAADARVIVERAGHSPQPTLPAGLTHVREKKYGDTVLWWIDTATA
- the thiL gene encoding thiamine-phosphate kinase, which produces MTPPPTDPTVGELSEGAILGRILARLGGSDALVGPGDDAAVLAAPDGRVVATTDTLVHGPDFRLAWSSGYDLGWKAAAVNLADIAAMGARPTALLVALAMPNDTRASFVEQVAEGLRAACDALAPGCAVEGGDLTVSDTLTIAVTALGSLDGRAPILRSGARAGNVVAVAGRLGAAGRGLAILFDRFRDAAGEPVRVDHDALGDDDAAALAAQLRPTPPIVDGMAAADAGATAMMDVSDGLVLDASRMAAASGVTIDIDSAELGAGPAAALTGGEDHALLAAFPSADALPEGFRVIGRVVERGSHAVLVDGAAYAGPGGWDPYRDWDAHGG
- a CDS encoding DUF3515 family protein — translated: MPRSPAALVLLLAGLVALTGCASTVSLQPADDANDPTCADVTVRLPALVDGEERRWTDAQATGAWGDPASIILSCGVTPPGPTTLPCQSVNGVDWIIDESEAPRYRVTTFGRTPAVEVYLDNDLVSSAAVLDTLSRVVSILPTDGSACTDAETAP
- a CDS encoding D-alanine--D-alanine ligase family protein produces the protein MDRPAVVVLFGGRSSEHSISSATAGGVLRAISRDRYRVIPVGITREGVFVLEDDDPDKFALDADRLPEVIDNGTRVLWPEGGADRSLRVRRPDGTLEELGAVDVVLPILHGVHGEDGTVQGFLDTLGIPYAGGGVLDSALCMDKHFMKIVLQAAGVPVAPWATVTRAGWDRDATSVRADAAALGLPVFVKPARGGSSVGVSKVSDPAELEEALQLAFAEDEKVLIEAAIVGREIEVAILEGRRGAASRASLPGEIVLTTREFYDFEGKYLGGDGADVVCPADLSGAEIAAVQALGIRAFDAVDGRGLARVDFFLTADAVYVNELNTMPGFTPISMFPKCWIASGMTYAELISELIDTALERTA